A portion of the Candidatus Nitrosotenuis aquarius genome contains these proteins:
- a CDS encoding sodium-translocating pyrophosphatase produces the protein MELSLEFLIPIIASIASFAVAAGFAVWVTRQNPGTKQMTDISDAVKVGAAAFLRRELKIILPIAIGLSIVIGYFIGYSNGIAFAVGAALSAVAGIISLKITVKAAVRAANATGSGLGKTFALAFRGGATVGLAVPAMALLALAILFMVFPDPITIAGVGIGASLIALFIRIGGGIFTKAADMGADLVGKVEANIPEDDPRNPATIADNVGDNVGDAAGMGSDVYESYIVTILASILIGALIGLPKIMTYPIMVGAAGMIASIIGTATIGSKTKTDVMKPLNVSFYVSAAIAIGLNFVFTTMFLGNDKLAYALFGCTVVGVILVPVIQRITDHYTNYKYKPVRDITDAAKWGYASLTLMGIIKGMQSTGPFMIALVVAIVISFSVSAAAAPDPSQAMLYGIFGTSLTAMAMLSLAGIVLSIDAFGPIADNAGGIVEMTGMGEENRKVTDQIDAVGNTTKAVTKGFAIASAGLAALAMIQAFQYEAEKVFEHAFDYGLSNPGVVIGLLVGGLIPFIITGQLIGGVSRAASKMVDEVRRQFKADPEILTGKSKPDYAKCVDIATVASLRELWKSASIAIAAPIVLGIILGPPAVAGLLMGAVVTGIFLAYHLANTGGAWDNAKKLVEMQGRKGSEEHKVAVVGDIIGDPYKDTAGPALNTVIKLLNTVAIVFVGAFVAILVL, from the coding sequence ATGGAACTGTCGCTAGAATTTTTAATTCCTATTATTGCGTCAATTGCCTCTTTTGCAGTAGCTGCCGGATTTGCTGTCTGGGTAACTAGACAAAACCCTGGCACAAAACAAATGACTGACATATCTGATGCAGTCAAAGTCGGTGCAGCTGCCTTTCTGAGACGAGAGCTCAAAATTATCTTGCCAATAGCAATTGGTCTTTCTATTGTAATTGGCTATTTCATTGGATATTCAAACGGAATTGCATTTGCAGTAGGTGCGGCACTTTCTGCAGTTGCCGGAATCATTTCACTTAAAATCACAGTCAAGGCAGCAGTCAGGGCGGCAAACGCCACAGGAAGTGGACTGGGTAAAACATTTGCCTTGGCGTTCAGGGGTGGTGCAACAGTAGGTCTTGCAGTTCCTGCAATGGCATTATTGGCACTGGCAATTCTCTTTATGGTATTTCCAGACCCAATCACAATTGCCGGTGTTGGTATTGGTGCTAGTCTTATTGCGTTGTTTATCAGAATCGGAGGAGGAATCTTTACCAAGGCAGCCGACATGGGTGCCGACCTGGTAGGAAAAGTAGAGGCAAACATCCCAGAAGACGACCCAAGAAACCCGGCAACAATTGCAGACAACGTAGGCGATAACGTAGGCGATGCTGCCGGAATGGGCTCTGACGTTTACGAATCATACATTGTAACAATTTTGGCATCAATACTAATTGGCGCACTAATCGGCCTGCCAAAAATTATGACATATCCAATCATGGTTGGGGCTGCAGGAATGATTGCATCCATAATAGGCACTGCAACAATTGGCTCAAAAACAAAAACAGACGTGATGAAGCCGCTAAACGTCTCATTTTATGTATCGGCCGCAATTGCAATAGGCCTAAACTTTGTCTTTACTACGATGTTCCTAGGGAATGACAAGCTCGCATACGCACTCTTTGGATGCACAGTGGTGGGCGTAATTCTGGTTCCAGTAATACAGAGAATCACTGACCATTACACCAATTACAAGTACAAGCCAGTCAGAGACATTACCGATGCTGCCAAGTGGGGCTATGCATCGTTAACACTGATGGGCATAATCAAAGGAATGCAGTCGACAGGACCATTCATGATTGCTCTCGTAGTAGCTATAGTAATTTCATTCTCAGTTTCAGCAGCTGCCGCACCAGATCCATCGCAAGCAATGCTGTATGGAATCTTTGGCACGTCGCTTACTGCAATGGCAATGCTAAGTCTTGCAGGCATTGTGTTGTCAATTGATGCATTTGGCCCAATTGCAGACAATGCTGGCGGCATTGTGGAGATGACTGGCATGGGTGAAGAAAACCGCAAGGTAACAGATCAAATCGATGCAGTGGGAAACACAACAAAGGCAGTGACCAAAGGATTTGCAATTGCCAGCGCAGGCCTTGCAGCACTTGCAATGATCCAAGCATTCCAATATGAAGCAGAAAAGGTTTTCGAGCATGCATTTGATTATGGTCTATCAAATCCAGGAGTCGTAATCGGCTTGCTGGTAGGGGGACTGATTCCATTTATCATAACCGGTCAGCTGATTGGCGGAGTGTCTCGCGCAGCATCCAAAATGGTCGACGAGGTTAGGCGCCAGTTCAAGGCAGACCCAGAAATTCTCACAGGCAAATCCAAGCCCGACTATGCAAAATGTGTGGACATTGCCACTGTTGCCTCACTGCGAGAACTGTGGAAGTCAGCATCAATTGCAATTGCGGCACCGATTGTTCTTGGAATTATCCTGGGTCCACCGGCAGTCGCAGGACTGTTGATGGGCGCAGTAGTGACTGGAATCTTTTTGGCGTATCACCTAGCAAACACTGGCGGAGCATGGGACAATGCCAAAAAGCTTGTCGAAATGCAGGGAAGAAAAGGAAGTGAAGAGCACAAAGTTGCAGTGGTTGGCGATATCATCGGTGACCCATACAAAGACACGGCAGGACCTGCACTGAACACAGTGATAAAATTGCTAAACACAGTCGCAATCGTCTTTGTTGGCGCATTTGTGGCAATCTTGGTTCTCTAG
- a CDS encoding Mrp/NBP35 family ATP-binding protein, producing MVGIDQVLTKLATVIDPDLKKDIVSMGMIKDLELNEGNLKFTLELTTPACPFNDQIEQDVRRAVGELDGIKNSDIKVTAKVMEGRTLDADEAMASVKNIIGVASGKGGVGKSTVSLNLALALAQSGAKVGLLDADIYGPSIPLMLGMQKAFMEVDNNKLQPAEMNGIKVVSFGFFAEQEHQAAIYRGPIISGILKQFLVDTNWSNLDYLIVDLPPGTGDIPLTLAQTIPITGILVVTTPQDVASNVATKAIGMFNKLNVPIIGVIENMSYFICPKCSDKHYIFGEGGARRISEKFNVPFIGEIPLNSGIMEGSDKGKPVILSHPMSPSAEAIRASAKNVAAQCSILAAKLKEEMQGATA from the coding sequence ATGGTTGGCATTGACCAAGTTCTCACAAAACTTGCTACTGTAATTGATCCTGACCTCAAAAAAGACATTGTATCAATGGGAATGATAAAGGACTTGGAGCTAAACGAAGGAAATCTCAAATTTACACTAGAACTAACAACGCCGGCATGCCCGTTCAATGACCAAATAGAGCAGGATGTTCGCCGCGCAGTAGGAGAACTGGACGGAATCAAAAACTCCGACATCAAGGTAACTGCCAAAGTCATGGAAGGACGCACATTAGATGCAGACGAAGCAATGGCTTCTGTCAAAAACATTATCGGTGTCGCGAGCGGCAAGGGTGGTGTCGGAAAATCTACAGTATCGTTGAACTTGGCGTTGGCACTTGCACAGTCTGGCGCCAAAGTCGGATTGCTTGATGCAGATATCTACGGTCCTAGCATTCCTCTGATGCTTGGAATGCAAAAGGCGTTCATGGAAGTGGACAACAACAAGCTCCAGCCGGCAGAGATGAACGGAATCAAGGTTGTATCATTTGGATTCTTTGCAGAGCAAGAACACCAGGCCGCAATTTATCGTGGCCCGATTATATCTGGAATACTAAAGCAATTTCTCGTTGACACAAACTGGTCAAATCTTGATTATTTGATTGTGGATTTGCCTCCTGGCACTGGCGACATACCTCTGACACTTGCGCAAACAATTCCTATTACTGGCATACTGGTGGTTACCACACCACAAGACGTTGCATCAAATGTTGCAACCAAAGCAATTGGCATGTTCAACAAGTTAAACGTTCCAATTATCGGTGTAATTGAAAACATGAGTTATTTTATTTGTCCCAAATGCAGCGACAAACATTACATTTTTGGTGAAGGTGGAGCAAGACGAATCAGCGAAAAATTCAATGTTCCATTCATTGGAGAAATTCCGCTCAACTCTGGTATCATGGAAGGCTCGGATAAGGGCAAGCCAGTGATTCTATCGCATCCTATGTCGCCTTCCGCTGAAGCAATTCGTGCATCTGCAAAAAACGTCGCAGCCCAGTGTAGCATTTTGGCAGCCAAGCTAAAAGAAGAAATGCAAGGCGCAACCGCATAA
- a CDS encoding M48 family metallopeptidase, protein MHLDDDLRLGILEKTGIFSNRLSIQEPKVLMTSKEVLEMPKEMTRGRRTTAYKYYGVSYMQHNLIFINVKKIPDEKALDDTIAHELVHQRFPYLAHGKRFNKLVRQVLKGKTFPPYKKRKS, encoded by the coding sequence ATGCATCTAGACGACGATCTACGGCTTGGTATTTTGGAAAAGACTGGGATTTTTTCTAACAGACTATCAATTCAGGAACCCAAAGTGCTAATGACGTCTAAAGAAGTCCTAGAAATGCCAAAGGAAATGACAAGGGGGAGGCGAACTACTGCATACAAGTATTATGGCGTATCCTACATGCAGCACAATCTCATTTTCATCAACGTCAAAAAGATCCCAGACGAAAAGGCACTAGATGACACCATAGCGCACGAGCTCGTACACCAGAGATTTCCATATTTGGCACATGGAAAAAGATTCAACAAGCTTGTCCGCCAAGTTCTCAAGGGCAAAACCTTTCCGCCATACAAAAAGAGAAAGTCCTAG
- a CDS encoding sensor histidine kinase, whose product MSDNSPYFFIKEFSSEELTKVLVNKVRELRASKEKAEELNTKLQDNMARLEETQDELSSQRDKLQIKMIELENAKRELANQRDKLQIEIMNKTQELLKSERLSAIGNLSARVAHDLRNPLSVIQNTSQILRMRLESNLDDKAREQWTRLDRAIYRMSHQLEDVMDYVRISPLKKKDYSLCVILQDVVERIVAPENIEIHLPENDREIFCDPEKLEIVFVNLIMNAIQASEGKKGIVSVGIFDDPQDSNNVLVKVSDTGCGISDEILPKIFEPLFTTKQVGTGLGLSSCKNIIEQHGGTITASSVVGKGTTFTIKIPKKSEWESLSKHEEAIQTEST is encoded by the coding sequence TTGTCGGATAATAGTCCCTACTTTTTCATAAAAGAATTCTCCAGTGAGGAGCTAACCAAGGTTCTAGTAAACAAAGTTCGAGAGCTTCGAGCATCCAAAGAAAAGGCAGAGGAGCTGAACACAAAGCTCCAAGATAACATGGCAAGACTAGAAGAAACACAAGATGAATTGTCAAGCCAGAGAGACAAGCTGCAAATCAAGATGATAGAGCTCGAAAATGCAAAGCGCGAGCTCGCCAATCAACGAGACAAGCTGCAAATCGAAATTATGAACAAGACGCAGGAACTATTAAAGTCAGAGCGACTTTCTGCAATAGGAAATCTTTCTGCAAGAGTGGCACATGATTTGAGAAACCCATTAAGCGTTATACAAAACACATCACAGATTTTGAGAATGAGGTTAGAGTCGAATCTGGATGATAAAGCAAGGGAGCAGTGGACTAGGCTTGATAGGGCAATATACCGAATGTCGCATCAGCTAGAGGATGTCATGGATTATGTCAGAATATCTCCACTCAAAAAGAAGGATTATTCATTATGCGTGATATTGCAGGACGTAGTAGAGCGAATAGTTGCACCAGAGAACATAGAGATTCACCTGCCGGAAAACGACAGGGAGATATTTTGCGATCCTGAGAAATTGGAAATTGTTTTTGTAAATTTGATAATGAATGCCATACAAGCATCAGAAGGTAAGAAAGGAATAGTCAGTGTAGGAATTTTTGATGATCCGCAAGACAGCAACAACGTACTAGTCAAAGTATCCGATACAGGATGCGGCATATCGGATGAGATTCTGCCAAAGATCTTCGAGCCGTTATTCACTACAAAACAGGTCGGCACTGGCCTTGGCTTGTCTAGCTGCAAAAACATCATAGAGCAGCACGGAGGAACGATCACAGCATCCAGTGTTGTGGGCAAGGGAACCACATTTACCATCAAGATTCCAAAAAAATCCGAGTGGGAGAGCCTGAGCAAGCACGAAGAAGCAATTCAAACCGAATCAACATAG
- a CDS encoding winged helix-turn-helix transcriptional regulator codes for MNQSSVNYVSPFLARISRFCAKKWNFQVLWELRNHKKMRYSQILESQKGISPSTLSEVLRSLQGEGLVKRAKHGKIPPYTVEYSITKSGIDLIVASSALVKWAMKNRK; via the coding sequence GTGAATCAGTCCAGTGTCAACTATGTCAGTCCGTTTCTTGCCAGAATCTCTAGGTTTTGCGCAAAGAAATGGAATTTTCAGGTTTTATGGGAGCTAAGAAACCACAAAAAAATGCGCTACTCCCAGATACTAGAGTCGCAAAAAGGAATCTCTCCGTCCACACTGTCTGAGGTACTAAGATCACTCCAAGGGGAAGGTCTAGTAAAGCGCGCAAAGCACGGCAAGATTCCACCATATACTGTAGAATACAGCATTACAAAAAGCGGAATAGATCTAATCGTTGCAAGTTCTGCCTTGGTAAAGTGGGCAATGAAAAACAGAAAATAA
- a CDS encoding aspartate dehydrogenase, translated as MKKIGLLGCGAIGTQIALAIDTGKIPAELTHIYDFDNAKAEALAAKLAKRPIIVANPHLLSSNNVDIVVEAASQDAVKNHALSILQNRKDLMMMSVGALLDESVLDILFDACREFKKKIYLPSGAIAGLDAIKSVKDELESLTLVTTKNPKALAGAKFFEAKKMDIHSITQKTAIFEGPAKEAVTLFPANINVAALLSLAGLGSTKTSVKIIADPETDKNIHQIEARGKFGKITIQVENVPDPTNPKTSRLAILSAIECLRTACTDDIKIGT; from the coding sequence TTGAAGAAAATAGGGCTTTTGGGGTGTGGTGCTATTGGCACGCAAATAGCACTCGCAATAGACACTGGCAAAATCCCTGCAGAACTGACTCATATTTATGATTTTGATAATGCCAAAGCAGAGGCACTTGCTGCCAAGCTTGCAAAAAGACCCATCATCGTGGCAAATCCGCATTTGTTGTCATCAAATAATGTGGATATTGTAGTGGAAGCAGCATCGCAAGATGCAGTAAAAAATCACGCACTCAGCATCTTGCAAAACAGGAAGGACTTGATGATGATGAGCGTAGGCGCACTGCTTGACGAGTCTGTACTTGATATTTTATTTGATGCGTGCAGGGAATTTAAGAAAAAAATCTATCTACCATCTGGTGCAATTGCCGGCCTTGACGCAATAAAGTCAGTCAAAGATGAGCTAGAATCCCTCACACTAGTTACAACAAAAAACCCAAAGGCACTGGCCGGAGCAAAATTCTTTGAGGCAAAAAAAATGGACATACATTCTATAACGCAAAAGACTGCAATCTTTGAAGGCCCAGCAAAAGAGGCAGTAACATTGTTTCCAGCAAACATCAACGTTGCGGCTTTGCTTAGCCTGGCAGGCCTAGGAAGCACAAAGACCTCAGTCAAAATAATAGCAGATCCTGAGACTGACAAGAACATACACCAAATAGAGGCGCGTGGCAAATTTGGCAAAATTACAATCCAGGTCGAAAATGTCCCAGATCCGACAAACCCCAAGACCAGCAGGCTTGCAATTTTGTCTGCCATTGAATGCCTGCGTACAGCATGCACTGATGATATCAAAATAGGAACATAA
- a CDS encoding DNA-directed RNA polymerase — translation MFSISTLEDVVRIPPSMFGASLKKAAVAILKEKYESMINAELGYIIMILDAKVDEMGKMIAGDGGTYHRVEFEALTFTPKLQEIVLGEIVDITDFGAFVRIGPTDALLHLSQVMDDYLQSDVKSGMIIAKQSNRTLKVGSTLRARITAVSLGKAATMGKIGITCRQPFLGAEDWIAEEIKKSGKEGGETEKKEKKPVEVKK, via the coding sequence TTGTTTTCTATATCGACCCTAGAGGATGTTGTTAGGATCCCGCCAAGCATGTTTGGCGCATCACTAAAAAAGGCAGCAGTAGCTATTCTCAAGGAAAAATACGAGTCCATGATAAACGCAGAGCTCGGCTACATCATCATGATTTTAGATGCCAAAGTAGACGAAATGGGAAAAATGATTGCAGGCGACGGCGGAACATATCATCGAGTCGAATTTGAGGCATTGACATTTACTCCAAAACTACAGGAAATTGTCCTAGGAGAAATTGTAGACATTACAGACTTTGGTGCATTTGTCAGAATTGGCCCAACAGATGCACTCTTACACCTATCACAAGTGATGGATGATTATTTACAATCAGATGTAAAGTCAGGCATGATTATTGCAAAGCAAAGCAACCGCACACTAAAGGTCGGCTCTACACTTCGCGCAAGAATCACCGCAGTATCATTAGGCAAAGCGGCAACGATGGGTAAAATTGGAATTACGTGTAGACAGCCGTTCTTGGGAGCAGAGGATTGGATTGCAGAGGAGATAAAGAAATCCGGCAAAGAGGGCGGAGAAACAGAAAAGAAAGAAAAGAAGCCAGTCGAAGTGAAAAAGTAA
- a CDS encoding GTP-dependent dephospho-CoA kinase family protein, protein MRLPDSLRDELKAPLGILLKDTTKENIANHIPKNSYIITVGDATTEKMLILGFVPSLQIVDGYEKRGKRTPPQSNATKLYCDNPAAQITQQSIDLIRQAFSSRPPIQILVNGEEDLLVIPVCIYAPQNSVVLYGQPNEGLVIVQITQEIRNKTKNLLDRMI, encoded by the coding sequence TTGAGATTACCTGACTCTCTTCGTGACGAACTAAAGGCACCACTTGGAATTTTGCTCAAGGACACCACTAAAGAAAACATTGCAAATCACATCCCAAAAAATTCCTACATCATAACTGTGGGCGATGCCACAACTGAAAAAATGCTGATACTTGGATTTGTACCATCATTACAGATAGTGGATGGATACGAAAAAAGGGGAAAGAGAACTCCTCCGCAAAGCAACGCCACAAAACTATACTGTGACAATCCGGCAGCTCAGATAACGCAGCAAAGTATTGATCTTATCAGGCAAGCATTTTCCTCAAGGCCCCCAATCCAAATTCTGGTAAATGGCGAGGAAGACCTACTTGTAATTCCAGTTTGCATCTATGCACCGCAAAACTCGGTTGTATTGTACGGCCAGCCAAATGAAGGCCTAGTAATAGTGCAAATAACACAAGAAATTAGAAATAAAACAAAAAATCTACTGGATCGTATGATCTAG
- the nadA gene encoding quinolinate synthase NadA: MLQDKIAQLKKEKDVVILAHNYQLPEVQDVADFVGDSLGLSRQAAKTPHKTILFCGVHFMAETAAIICPDKKVLIPDLAAGCSLADSITVDQLRDWKKQHPDAIAVGYVNTSAEVKSELDYCCTSSNAVNVVKAIPENRDVLFLPDMFLGSYVAKMTGRKNMYIWAGECHVHAGIRSDDIHKLLDSHANSELLVHPECSCTSQIMYDVAVGDYRGRQVQIMSTEGMMNYAKQSAGQNFVVATETGILYRMQQQNPGKNFIPASRGAVCQYMKMITLDKVYSALLEEKYEVRVPKQTADKARLAIERMLAIS; this comes from the coding sequence ATGCTACAAGACAAAATAGCGCAACTCAAAAAAGAAAAAGACGTAGTCATACTTGCTCACAATTATCAGCTACCCGAAGTCCAAGATGTGGCAGACTTTGTAGGTGATTCACTGGGATTGTCAAGACAGGCGGCAAAGACTCCGCACAAGACAATTCTGTTCTGCGGAGTTCATTTTATGGCGGAAACTGCCGCAATCATCTGTCCTGACAAAAAGGTGCTCATTCCAGATTTGGCTGCGGGCTGCTCTCTGGCAGATTCTATAACCGTAGACCAGCTGAGGGACTGGAAAAAGCAACACCCGGATGCAATTGCAGTGGGCTATGTCAATACGTCTGCCGAAGTAAAATCTGAGCTGGACTATTGTTGCACATCCTCAAACGCAGTAAATGTAGTCAAGGCAATTCCTGAAAACCGGGACGTCTTGTTTTTGCCAGACATGTTCTTGGGCTCATACGTTGCAAAGATGACTGGAAGAAAAAACATGTACATCTGGGCAGGCGAATGCCACGTTCATGCAGGAATACGCTCAGACGACATACACAAGCTTCTAGACTCACACGCAAACTCTGAATTATTGGTTCATCCAGAATGCAGTTGCACATCACAAATAATGTATGATGTTGCAGTAGGTGACTACAGGGGCCGCCAAGTCCAGATAATGTCGACTGAGGGCATGATGAACTATGCAAAACAGTCTGCCGGACAGAACTTTGTAGTTGCAACAGAAACCGGAATCTTGTATAGAATGCAGCAACAAAACCCGGGCAAGAATTTCATTCCAGCATCAAGGGGTGCCGTATGCCAGTACATGAAAATGATCACACTGGACAAGGTATATTCCGCACTGCTTGAGGAAAAATACGAAGTACGCGTGCCAAAACAAACTGCAGACAAGGCACGGTTAGCTATTGAGCGGATGCTTGCTATCAGCTAG
- a CDS encoding inorganic diphosphatase, with product MTKNFWHDIETGIDIPEIINVVVEIPKGSQNKYEYDKKHNMIKLDRVLFSPFHYPGDYGIIPQTLSDDGDPLDALVLVTNPTFPGILIECRPIGLLKLKDQGQSDDKIICVSTTDPRYLNTKDVTDIEEHHLKEMAHFFQVYKDLEGKKVEVLGWDSADTAKTVIIEAVKNYKKILSKY from the coding sequence ATGACAAAGAATTTCTGGCACGACATTGAGACCGGAATCGACATCCCAGAGATAATCAATGTGGTAGTGGAAATCCCAAAGGGCTCGCAAAACAAGTACGAATACGACAAAAAACACAACATGATAAAGCTGGACCGAGTCTTGTTCTCCCCGTTTCACTATCCGGGTGATTATGGTATAATCCCACAGACACTATCTGATGACGGCGACCCGCTAGACGCATTGGTGCTTGTGACAAACCCCACATTTCCTGGCATACTGATCGAGTGCAGGCCGATTGGGCTGCTCAAGCTAAAGGACCAAGGCCAATCCGATGACAAGATAATCTGCGTATCCACTACAGATCCTAGATACCTGAACACAAAGGATGTCACCGATATAGAAGAGCATCATCTAAAAGAAATGGCTCACTTTTTCCAAGTGTACAAGGACTTGGAAGGAAAAAAAGTCGAGGTCCTAGGCTGGGATTCTGCAGACACTGCCAAGACAGTAATAATTGAGGCGGTAAAAAACTACAAAAAAATCCTATCCAAGTATTAA
- the spt4 gene encoding transcription elongation factor subunit Spt4 — MVKEMACRKCKCVFVGKVCPVCKSSDLTPDWTGVVLIGDPENSHIAKTLGITQKGKYALKIA; from the coding sequence ATGGTCAAAGAGATGGCTTGCAGAAAATGCAAGTGTGTTTTTGTTGGAAAAGTTTGCCCAGTTTGCAAATCGTCTGATCTTACACCAGACTGGACAGGAGTAGTCCTAATTGGCGACCCAGAAAACTCGCACATTGCCAAAACCCTGGGAATTACCCAGAAAGGCAAGTACGCATTAAAAATCGCCTAA
- a CDS encoding DNA double-strand break repair nuclease NurA, with protein sequence MLNTVYKEAIKNREKILSVLKGPKFDQIVERASQNWIEYTPKKQDAALCGIDSSFNSTKFQGMELWVVTAVAIQSDGTVIDDLHRQGLGRVGLDISRMASEMEVDICKKAVEVSDIVMMDGSLYSQFMTRQAGLTPEIVRVMTRKDNVIFIAKTSNTNVQFKDLGSLAGDIFYYNHATKTPGFSKIFVDSEFGRDKQISSIYARLSDSTPLIKIELFGGNHSEDEIKSILDKLYKTSVSGYPYALKLAHNNCKISSADLAKLVSLYGISNEIGSREVLE encoded by the coding sequence ATGCTTAACACGGTTTACAAAGAGGCAATTAAAAACCGCGAAAAGATTCTCTCCGTTCTAAAGGGGCCCAAATTTGATCAAATAGTAGAGCGCGCAAGTCAAAACTGGATAGAATACACGCCAAAAAAGCAAGATGCCGCGTTATGTGGAATTGATTCTAGCTTTAACAGTACAAAATTTCAGGGAATGGAACTGTGGGTTGTGACTGCAGTTGCCATACAATCGGACGGTACAGTAATAGACGATCTGCACAGGCAGGGCTTGGGCAGGGTTGGCCTTGACATTTCAAGAATGGCAAGCGAGATGGAAGTAGACATTTGCAAAAAGGCAGTCGAAGTATCAGATATAGTGATGATGGATGGCTCCCTATACTCGCAGTTCATGACAAGACAGGCAGGCCTGACTCCAGAGATTGTTCGAGTCATGACACGTAAAGACAATGTCATCTTTATTGCAAAAACATCAAACACAAACGTCCAGTTCAAGGATCTGGGATCACTGGCAGGGGACATTTTCTATTATAATCATGCAACCAAAACGCCTGGATTTAGCAAGATTTTTGTTGACTCGGAATTCGGGCGTGACAAGCAAATCTCTTCAATTTATGCAAGACTATCAGATTCTACACCGCTAATCAAAATCGAGTTGTTTGGCGGCAACCACTCTGAAGATGAGATAAAATCGATCCTAGACAAACTCTACAAGACAAGTGTCAGCGGATACCCCTACGCGCTAAAGCTCGCACATAACAACTGCAAAATTAGCAGTGCTGATTTGGCAAAGCTTGTCAGCTTGTATGGAATATCAAACGAGATAGGCTCGCGCGAAGTTTTAGAATGA
- the nadC gene encoding carboxylating nicotinate-nucleotide diphosphorylase yields the protein MNTRELARFLAEDINRGDVTSAILSNKKITATIIARQGGIIAGAKHTKEIFAMKKCRVHIMRDDGQTIKANQVVLQITGPARSILSCERTALNLLSRMSGIATATNQLVRQVKKISKKTDIYSTRKTAPGLRFFDKEAVEIGGGRKHRVTLSDMIMIKDNHIAAEGSIVELIRRAKKRAKVFEVEVDTFSDAILAATLGVPIIMLDNFSPDLIKKTIKQLERMHLRKNIRLEASGGINIQNIREFAKTGVDMISVGSITNSVKAVDFSLEV from the coding sequence TTGAACACCAGAGAGCTTGCCAGATTTTTGGCAGAAGACATCAACAGAGGCGATGTTACCAGTGCAATTTTATCAAACAAAAAAATCACTGCCACAATAATTGCGCGACAGGGTGGAATAATCGCTGGCGCAAAGCACACCAAAGAAATCTTTGCAATGAAAAAATGCAGAGTACATATAATGCGAGATGACGGTCAGACAATCAAGGCAAATCAAGTTGTGCTCCAAATTACTGGTCCCGCAAGATCAATTCTTAGCTGCGAGCGAACCGCACTGAATCTATTATCCAGAATGAGTGGGATTGCAACTGCCACAAACCAGCTTGTAAGGCAAGTAAAAAAGATCAGCAAAAAAACAGACATCTATTCCACAAGAAAGACTGCGCCTGGCTTGCGTTTTTTTGACAAAGAAGCAGTAGAAATCGGAGGTGGAAGAAAGCACCGAGTAACCCTATCAGACATGATAATGATCAAAGACAACCATATTGCCGCAGAAGGCTCTATTGTGGAGCTAATCAGGCGAGCAAAGAAAAGAGCCAAGGTCTTTGAAGTCGAGGTAGACACATTTTCCGATGCAATACTTGCTGCAACACTTGGCGTTCCAATAATAATGCTAGACAATTTCTCCCCAGATTTAATAAAAAAGACGATAAAGCAGCTAGAAAGAATGCACCTACGAAAGAACATTCGTCTTGAGGCGTCAGGCGGAATCAACATACAAAACATCAGGGAATTTGCAAAAACTGGCGTCGATATGATTTCAGTTGGCAGCATTACAAATTCCGTAAAAGCAGTAGATTTTAGTCTAGAAGTCTAG
- a CDS encoding DUF2024 family protein has product MEIHVYDTYVEAKDGHTMHFDVITSEKDHGKAIQYAKQWLKTIGEEEAKVTTEECQFCHSQGAPKPVEDAIKANGFFIQKMEGCP; this is encoded by the coding sequence ATGGAAATACACGTCTACGACACATACGTAGAAGCAAAGGACGGTCACACCATGCATTTTGATGTCATCACATCAGAAAAAGACCATGGCAAGGCAATCCAATACGCAAAACAATGGCTCAAAACCATCGGTGAAGAAGAGGCCAAAGTGACAACAGAAGAATGTCAGTTTTGCCACTCACAAGGTGCACCAAAGCCAGTAGAAGACGCAATCAAAGCAAATGGATTCTTCATCCAAAAGATGGAAGGCTGTCCATAA